In Methanobacterium bryantii, the following proteins share a genomic window:
- the pfdA gene encoding prefoldin subunit alpha → MEDRQRLEQMVNEINMYQSQLDVLKQQIESVNASIAELISAEETLEAVKGKEGTETFVPVGAGSFLIAEIKNTDQVIMGLGAGAAAKKNIDEAKESISSQRKELEQLVDKMSGDIQKLTEFIMRKSPEAEALLQKVESEEAQRQ, encoded by the coding sequence ATGGAAGACAGACAAAGGCTCGAACAGATGGTAAATGAAATTAACATGTACCAGAGCCAACTGGACGTTTTAAAACAGCAAATTGAATCAGTCAATGCTTCTATAGCTGAATTAATATCAGCTGAAGAAACTTTAGAAGCTGTTAAAGGAAAAGAAGGTACAGAAACATTTGTACCAGTAGGTGCAGGTTCTTTTCTTATTGCAGAAATTAAAAATACTGATCAGGTTATAATGGGACTTGGAGCAGGCGCTGCTGCAAAGAAAAATATAGATGAAGCCAAAGAAAGTATATCTTCCCAGCGGAAAGAGCTGGAACAGTTAGTGGACAAAATGTCTGGAGATATACAGAAGTTAACTGAGTTCATTATGAGAAAAAGTCCTGAAGCTGAAGCACTACTTCAAAAAGTTGAAAGTGAAGAAGCCCAAAGGCAATAA
- a CDS encoding translation initiation factor IF-6, with the protein MIRRANLNGNPNLGVAISTTDKIAIVPSNLSEALETLVEDTLGVPVVKTPIGGSNLAGALAVGNSNGFIVTPYALDSEIKAIKESGVEVERIADKFTAVGNIILANDFGAIANPLLSDESLKIISDVLDVEVERGSIANYKITGSVATATNKGILAHPSATEEELAFAEGIMKVPADVGTVNKGVMLVGACAVANSNGVIVGLNTTGPELARIEEALGFLEGYE; encoded by the coding sequence ATGATAAGAAGAGCTAATTTGAATGGGAACCCCAATCTTGGTGTTGCGATTTCTACAACCGATAAAATTGCAATAGTTCCCTCTAATTTATCAGAAGCACTGGAAACTCTTGTAGAGGATACTTTAGGAGTTCCTGTAGTTAAAACTCCAATTGGTGGAAGTAACCTTGCCGGAGCACTGGCTGTTGGGAATTCAAATGGATTCATAGTAACACCATATGCTCTTGACAGCGAGATAAAAGCCATTAAAGAATCTGGAGTGGAAGTAGAGCGAATTGCTGATAAGTTCACTGCAGTAGGTAATATCATACTTGCAAATGATTTTGGAGCTATTGCTAATCCACTGCTTTCTGATGAATCATTAAAAATAATTAGTGACGTTTTAGACGTTGAAGTCGAACGAGGAAGTATAGCTAACTATAAAATTACAGGATCTGTTGCTACTGCGACAAATAAAGGAATACTGGCACATCCCTCTGCAACTGAAGAAGAACTTGCCTTTGCAGAAGGTATAATGAAGGTTCCTGCAGATGTTGGAACAGTGAATAAGGGTGTAATGCTTGTTGGAGCATGTGCAGTTGCAAATTCTAACGGTGTGATTGTAGGATTGAACACTACAGGTCCTGAACTTGCAAGAATTGAAGAAGCATTAGGTTTTCTTGAGGGATATGAATGA
- the rpl18a gene encoding 50S ribosomal protein L18Ae, whose amino-acid sequence MRTKIFRIQGKFMMGNAFQPFTKELKAISEEDIHEKIYSEFGSKHGINRNKIVIEDIKEISKDDVQDPMIKALG is encoded by the coding sequence ATGAGAACAAAAATATTTAGAATTCAAGGTAAATTTATGATGGGAAACGCCTTTCAACCTTTTACAAAGGAATTGAAAGCTATAAGTGAAGAAGATATACACGAAAAAATTTATTCAGAGTTTGGAAGCAAACACGGAATAAACAGAAACAAAATAGTCATAGAAGACATCAAAGAAATCTCAAAAGATGACGTCCAGGATCCAATGATTAAAGCCTTAGGGTGA
- a CDS encoding 50S ribosomal protein L39e produces the protein MSRNRPLAKKLRLAKANKQSRTVPVWVRIKTNRKVMSHPKMRRHWRRSSLKV, from the coding sequence ATGAGTAGAAATAGGCCATTAGCTAAAAAATTAAGGCTTGCTAAAGCTAACAAGCAGAGCCGAACTGTCCCAGTATGGGTACGGATTAAAACCAATAGAAAAGTAATGTCTCATCCAAAAATGAGAAGACATTGGAGAAGAAGTAGCTTAAAAGTTTAA
- a CDS encoding 50S ribosomal protein L31e has translation MERVYVIPLRKVKNVPRTIRSPRAVRYVKEFIGKHMKTDDIKIDASVNEKIWERGIQKIPPKIKVKAVQEEDGSVAVTLVE, from the coding sequence ATGGAAAGAGTCTATGTTATACCATTAAGAAAAGTAAAAAATGTTCCAAGGACTATCAGGTCCCCAAGAGCAGTACGTTACGTGAAAGAATTCATAGGAAAACATATGAAGACAGACGACATCAAAATAGATGCATCTGTTAATGAAAAAATATGGGAAAGAGGAATTCAAAAAATACCTCCTAAAATCAAAGTAAAAGCTGTACAGGAAGAAGATGGTTCAGTTGCAGTCACCTTAGTTGAATAG